The following are encoded in a window of Bacillus sp. SORGH_AS_0510 genomic DNA:
- a CDS encoding flotillin family protein, giving the protein MEFSIIWVVIGIAVLILLALIGVFITKYRTAGPDEALIVTGSFLGNGNVHVDESGNKIKIIRGGGSFILPVFQQAKPLSLLSSKLEVTTPEVYTEQGVPVMADGVAIIKIGGSISEIATAAEQFLGKPKEDRENEAREVLEGHLRSILGSMTVEEIYKNRDKFSQEVQRVASQDLAKMGLVIVSFTIKDVRDKNGYLDSLGKPRIAQVKRDADIATAEAEKETRIKKAEASKEAKRSELERATEIAEAEKTNQLKVADFRREQDIAKARADQAYDLESARSKQEVMEQEMQIKIIERQKQIELEEKEILRRERQYDSEVKKKADADRYSVEQSAAADKAKQMAEAEANKYRIEAMAKAEAERIRLDGLAKAEAQKAQGSTEAEIIRLKGLAEAEAKEKIAEAFEQFGQAAILDMVIKMLPEYAKQVAAPLSNIDKITVVDTGGGSGENGGANKITSYATNLMASLQESLKASSGIDVKELIENYSGKGNVRRSIEELTDEVKKKTE; this is encoded by the coding sequence ATGGAATTTAGCATTATTTGGGTTGTTATTGGTATTGCCGTACTTATTCTTTTAGCATTAATTGGTGTATTTATTACTAAGTATCGAACAGCCGGACCTGATGAGGCACTTATTGTAACAGGTAGCTTCCTCGGTAACGGAAATGTTCATGTGGACGAATCAGGGAATAAAATTAAAATCATTCGCGGCGGCGGTAGTTTTATTTTACCGGTATTTCAACAGGCAAAACCGCTTAGTCTACTTTCAAGTAAGCTAGAAGTAACCACGCCTGAGGTGTACACAGAACAGGGTGTTCCAGTTATGGCAGACGGCGTTGCGATTATTAAAATTGGTGGATCTATTAGTGAAATCGCAACGGCTGCTGAGCAGTTCCTGGGCAAGCCGAAGGAAGACCGCGAGAATGAAGCAAGGGAAGTCCTTGAAGGACATCTACGTTCTATTCTTGGTTCAATGACGGTAGAAGAAATCTATAAAAACCGCGACAAGTTTTCCCAGGAGGTCCAAAGAGTTGCTTCACAGGACCTGGCGAAAATGGGATTAGTCATTGTTTCGTTTACAATTAAAGATGTTCGTGATAAAAACGGCTACCTTGACTCACTTGGTAAGCCGCGTATTGCGCAAGTAAAAAGGGATGCAGATATTGCTACGGCAGAGGCAGAGAAAGAAACACGGATTAAAAAAGCGGAAGCCTCTAAGGAAGCAAAGCGTTCTGAATTAGAGCGGGCAACAGAAATCGCTGAGGCTGAAAAAACGAATCAGCTGAAAGTTGCTGATTTCCGCCGTGAGCAAGATATAGCCAAAGCCCGCGCCGACCAGGCGTACGATCTTGAAAGTGCACGTTCGAAGCAAGAGGTAATGGAGCAGGAAATGCAAATCAAGATTATCGAAAGACAAAAGCAGATCGAACTCGAAGAGAAAGAAATCCTTCGCCGCGAGCGTCAATATGATTCAGAAGTGAAGAAGAAGGCAGATGCGGACCGTTATTCTGTTGAGCAATCAGCTGCTGCTGACAAAGCGAAGCAAATGGCGGAAGCGGAAGCAAATAAATACCGCATCGAGGCCATGGCAAAAGCAGAAGCTGAAAGAATCCGCCTAGATGGTTTGGCGAAAGCAGAAGCACAAAAAGCTCAAGGTTCTACCGAAGCAGAAATTATCCGCTTAAAAGGTTTGGCAGAAGCGGAAGCCAAGGAAAAAATCGCCGAAGCGTTCGAGCAATTCGGGCAAGCGGCGATCTTGGATATGGTTATTAAAATGCTACCTGAATATGCGAAGCAAGTGGCAGCTCCATTATCTAATATCGATAAAATTACGGTTGTGGATACGGGCGGCGGCTCAGGTGAAAATGGCGGTGCCAATAAAATCACCAGTTATGCAACGAACTTAATGGCTAGCCTTCAGGAATCGTTAAAGGCTTCAAGTGGAATCGATGTGAAAGAATTAATCGAAAACTATTCAGGCAAAGGCAACGTGAGAAGAAGCATAGAGGAATTAACGGATGAAGTGAAAAAGAAGACAGAATAA
- a CDS encoding NfeD family protein, with protein sequence MEPFSIPLETIYLYGLIISGVLTVLYVLFADVFHFHGAGDGGLHFLNPVLIFAFITVMSASGYLFEKLSSLHYLLILAISAVAAFIVVTLLNVFVLVPLSSAEESLVYNESDLRGRIGTVITSIPADGFGEVLIDSISGRIAKPASSFDGEQIPYGSTVLVVQVKNGVLEVTVHQEIESFI encoded by the coding sequence TTGGAACCATTCAGCATTCCTTTAGAAACCATCTATCTGTATGGCCTGATTATTTCAGGTGTGTTAACTGTTTTGTATGTATTGTTTGCAGATGTGTTTCATTTCCATGGAGCAGGAGATGGGGGATTACACTTTCTAAATCCTGTTCTAATTTTTGCTTTTATCACTGTCATGTCGGCAAGCGGCTATTTGTTCGAAAAGCTATCATCCTTACATTATTTATTAATATTAGCTATCTCTGCAGTCGCCGCGTTTATAGTGGTCACGTTATTAAATGTGTTTGTATTAGTACCCTTATCTTCTGCTGAAGAGTCGTTGGTCTATAATGAATCAGATTTACGTGGACGTATTGGTACCGTGATTACAAGCATCCCTGCTGATGGTTTTGGGGAAGTGCTGATAGATAGTATAAGTGGAAGAATTGCGAAACCAGCATCCAGCTTTGACGGAGAGCAAATCCCGTATGGCTCAACTGTGCTTGTCGTGCAGGTGAAAAATGGGGTACTTGAAGTTACCGTCCATCAAGAAATAGAAAGTTTTATTTAG
- a CDS encoding cell wall metabolism sensor histidine kinase WalK has protein sequence MNKISFKIGLLFFLTIFLLETISMFFLHNNIIHSRVHEELSALQTRGNNHREVLEASFHEETIRHIAMMEARTDTQVILTKPDGSIYMSSNKVTDEMKHILQRTPKKIPHEGLILEDDWKKATYIASISPVVVDKKTDGYVYMFQNTQKIKDLIAGLNQHFLFAGLLSLLFMMIIIVFLTRVVTNPLIKMSEATKRISKGDLSVSLPKLGKDEIGELGESIKVLASDLESLKNERNEFLASISHELRTPLTYIKGYADIARRKETDEKDKEHYLVIIHEESQKLAKLVIDLFHLAKMDENTFSIEKEEVHLRPYFQGIIEKVSPALKEQHLDLDLECTDDLYLLIDPIRFEQVILNLIDNARKYSEPYTQIKVGVKRMSGKVHFKVQDEGKGIPEEDLPRIFERFYRVDKSRTRALGGSGLGLAIVKQLVEAHGGTVEVTSSPNKGTTFEIIL, from the coding sequence ATGAATAAAATATCCTTTAAAATAGGCTTACTTTTCTTCTTAACTATTTTCCTGTTAGAAACGATATCCATGTTCTTTTTGCATAACAATATCATTCATTCCCGCGTGCATGAGGAGTTGTCTGCACTCCAGACCAGGGGGAATAATCATCGTGAGGTTTTAGAGGCATCGTTCCATGAAGAAACGATTAGACATATTGCCATGATGGAAGCACGGACCGATACACAGGTGATTTTAACAAAACCAGATGGATCAATTTATATGTCATCCAATAAGGTGACAGATGAAATGAAGCATATTCTTCAACGAACACCGAAGAAGATTCCACATGAAGGACTCATCTTAGAAGATGATTGGAAAAAGGCGACGTATATTGCTTCTATCAGTCCTGTCGTGGTTGATAAAAAGACTGATGGCTATGTCTATATGTTTCAAAATACACAAAAGATAAAAGACTTAATTGCCGGACTGAACCAACATTTTCTGTTCGCAGGACTGCTTTCTCTTCTCTTTATGATGATTATCATCGTGTTTTTAACCAGGGTGGTCACAAACCCGCTTATTAAAATGAGTGAAGCAACCAAACGAATCAGTAAAGGTGACCTTAGCGTCTCTTTACCGAAGCTAGGGAAGGATGAAATTGGAGAATTGGGAGAATCAATTAAAGTCTTAGCTAGTGATTTAGAAAGTTTAAAGAATGAACGAAATGAATTCCTGGCAAGTATCTCTCACGAACTGCGAACACCGTTAACCTATATTAAGGGGTATGCTGACATCGCCCGACGTAAGGAAACGGACGAAAAGGATAAGGAACACTATCTAGTTATCATCCATGAAGAATCACAGAAGTTAGCCAAATTGGTGATAGACCTGTTTCATTTGGCGAAAATGGACGAAAATACATTTTCTATCGAAAAAGAGGAGGTTCATTTGCGCCCTTATTTTCAAGGAATCATAGAAAAAGTTTCTCCAGCTTTAAAGGAGCAGCATTTGGATCTAGATCTGGAATGTACGGATGACCTATATTTATTAATTGACCCCATCCGTTTTGAACAGGTCATATTGAATCTGATTGATAATGCACGTAAGTATTCCGAGCCCTATACACAAATTAAGGTTGGGGTTAAACGAATGAGTGGGAAGGTCCATTTCAAGGTCCAGGATGAAGGAAAGGGCATACCAGAGGAAGATTTACCAAGGATATTTGAACGCTTCTATCGTGTGGACAAGTCACGAACCCGCGCCTTGGGCGGATCGGGGCTAGGACTTGCCATTGTGAAGCAATTGGTTGAAGCCCACGGGGGCACCGTAGAGGTAACAAGCAGCCCGAATAAAGGGACAACTTTTGAGATTATTCTCTAA
- a CDS encoding amino acid ABC transporter ATP-binding protein, which translates to MISIKGLYKQFGQLEVLKGIDLEVEKGKVVVVIGPSGSGKTTMLRCLNVLETPTKGIISIEDQSLDFSKAVSKKNIASFRRLTGMVFQNYNLFPHKTALENVMEGPVVVKGESKDAARKKAQTLLEKVGLGDKIDYYPAQLSGGQQQRVGIARALAMEPEVMLFDEPTSALDPELVGEVLKVMKDLANEGMTMIVVTHEMRFARDVADEVIFMDQGVVVERDKPEAIFTQPKEERTRKFLNMIQ; encoded by the coding sequence ATGATTTCAATTAAAGGTCTATATAAACAGTTCGGTCAATTAGAAGTGTTAAAGGGGATTGACCTTGAAGTGGAGAAGGGGAAAGTGGTGGTTGTCATCGGGCCATCTGGTTCTGGTAAGACGACCATGCTTCGGTGCTTGAATGTGCTCGAAACTCCAACAAAAGGGATCATTTCTATTGAAGATCAAAGTCTCGATTTTTCAAAGGCTGTTTCGAAAAAGAATATCGCTTCCTTTCGACGTTTAACGGGAATGGTGTTTCAAAATTATAATCTTTTTCCTCATAAAACGGCCCTTGAGAATGTGATGGAGGGACCGGTTGTGGTGAAGGGTGAAAGTAAAGATGCTGCCCGTAAAAAGGCCCAGACCCTCTTAGAGAAAGTGGGACTAGGAGATAAAATAGACTACTATCCGGCACAGCTTTCTGGTGGTCAGCAGCAGCGTGTCGGAATAGCCCGGGCGCTTGCCATGGAACCAGAGGTCATGCTGTTTGATGAACCGACATCTGCGCTTGATCCGGAGCTAGTGGGCGAAGTTTTAAAGGTTATGAAGGACCTTGCTAATGAAGGCATGACTATGATTGTTGTTACTCATGAAATGCGCTTTGCTCGTGACGTGGCAGACGAGGTCATCTTTATGGATCAAGGTGTCGTGGTCGAAAGAGACAAGCCAGAAGCCATCTTTACTCAACCGAAAGAAGAACGAACTAGGAAGTTTTTGAATATGATTCAGTAA